The following proteins are co-located in the Malus sylvestris chromosome 13, drMalSylv7.2, whole genome shotgun sequence genome:
- the LOC126596852 gene encoding leucine-rich repeat protein 1-like translates to MSMLVHLLYKISVPLQKKTMIHFKLYSNLIVLDSTDLCVMSSRVLFGLFLAVVAIASVDCNSERDALNVWKHGLVDPSNALQSWNSTLPSPCTWYHITCNSENSVIRVDLGDNNLSGILVPELGILANLEYLEVYGNNLFGSIPEEIGNLKKLVSLDLHQNNLTGTIPTSLGQLSSLRFMRLYNNRLTGPIPPSLGNLTSLQILELNSNLLTGTVPVEVGNLVQSGTYLNVSDNMLQATADRSNSTSNRANYCCELLLFRINLFVALIYISLF, encoded by the exons ATGTCAATGCTGGTTCATCTTCTGTATAAAATCTCAGTTCCTCtgcaaaaaaaaacaatgattcATTTCAAGCTCTACTCTAACCTTATCGTTTTAGACTCAACTGATTTGTGCGTGATGAGTTCTCgagttttgtttggtttgtttCTTGCAGTAGTAGCAATTGCATCAGTGGATTGCAACTCGGAAA GAGATGCTCTGAATGTCTGGAAACATGGCTTGGTCGACCCAAGCAATGCCCTCCAGAGCTGGAATTCAACGTTGCCAAGTCCATGCACCTGGTACCACATTACTTGCAATTCCGAAAACAGCGTTATAAGGGT GGACCTCGGCGATAATAACCTGTCAGGAATTCTTGTCCCTGAGCTGGGAATCTTGGCCAACCTTGAGTACTT GGAGGTATATGGTAATAACCTCTTTGGATCTATTCCGGAGGAAATTGGTAACCTGAAAAAACTCGTCAGCTTGGATCTTCACCAGAATAATCTCACGGGGACAATTCCGACATCTTTGGGACAGCTCAGTTCCTTGAGGTTTAT GAGGCTCTACAACAATCGTCTGACCGGACCTATTCCTCCTAGTCTTGGCAATTTGACATCTTTACAGATCCT GGAATTAAACAGTAACCTGCTTACTGGCACTGTACCAGTAGAGGTCGGTAATCTCGTTCAGTCTGGCACGTATCT CAATGTATCGGACAATATGTTGCAAGCGACTGCAGACCGTTCCAATTCAACAAGTAATCGAGCAAACTACTGTTGCGAGTTGTTATTATTTaggattaatttatttgttgcGCTAATATATATTAGCCTGTTTTAG